A window from Ignavibacteriota bacterium encodes these proteins:
- a CDS encoding DEAD/DEAH box helicase family protein, which yields MNESETRAELIDPKLKECGWGVVPESKILREFNITAGKIQVGGIRSKKLIADYVLVYKGIKLAVVEAKCDELEVGEGVAQAKEYAEKLKLDNTYSTNGNEIYHICMKSGKEGLVNNFLTPEEMWNKTFSEQNDWREKLSLIPFEDRSGTWQLRYYQELAVNKATEAIANNKQRILLTLATGTGKTAIAFQIAWKLFHTRWNLKRDGKMRPRIFFLADRNILADQAFNAFSAFPEDALVRIKPDEIKKKGKVPTNGSIFFTIFQTFMSGKDKDGKPTPYFGDYPKDYFDFIIVDECHRGGANDESSWRDILEYFSPAVQLGLTATPKRTDNVDTYLYFGEPVFIYSLKEGINDGFLTPFKVKRIKTTLDDYIYTRDDDVLEGEVEEGKIYKETDFNKTIEIKAREKKRVKIYLDDVNQKEKAIVFCANQPHAAIIRDLINQHKESDNTNYCVRVTANDGDKGEQFLREFQDNEKTIPTILTTSQKLSTGVDARNIRNIVLLRPINSMIEFKQIIGRGTRLFDGKEYFTIYDFVDAYHHFADPEWDGEPIEPEPKAVREPQNEYLEKVKENIEREDKNRPKKIKIKLADGKEREIQHMISTSFWSADGTPISSEEFLKSLFGSLPKFFKDEEELRKIWSDPNTRKVLLEKLEDAGYGREQLLTLQNLIHAEKSDLFDVLEFVAFAVQPISREERVRKSRNYIFNELDNHQKEFIDFVLSKYIETGVDELDQEKLPSLLQLKYQSLQDAAAVLGGVEKIRDTFILFQKHLYEHVAA from the coding sequence ATGAATGAATCTGAAACAAGAGCGGAACTAATAGATCCCAAATTAAAAGAGTGTGGTTGGGGGGTTGTGCCGGAGTCAAAAATACTTCGTGAATTCAATATCACTGCCGGTAAAATTCAAGTTGGTGGAATTAGATCAAAAAAACTTATTGCAGATTATGTGTTAGTTTACAAAGGTATTAAGCTTGCAGTTGTTGAAGCAAAATGTGATGAGCTTGAAGTTGGAGAAGGTGTTGCACAAGCAAAAGAATATGCCGAAAAATTAAAACTAGATAATACCTATTCAACAAATGGAAATGAAATTTATCATATCTGCATGAAATCTGGTAAAGAGGGATTAGTTAATAATTTCCTTACACCGGAAGAAATGTGGAATAAAACCTTTTCTGAACAAAATGATTGGCGGGAAAAATTATCTTTAATTCCTTTTGAAGATAGAAGCGGAACTTGGCAATTAAGATATTATCAAGAATTAGCGGTTAACAAAGCAACAGAAGCAATTGCAAATAATAAACAACGGATTCTTTTAACATTAGCTACCGGAACCGGTAAAACAGCGATAGCGTTTCAAATAGCTTGGAAGCTATTCCATACAAGATGGAACTTAAAACGTGATGGAAAGATGCGACCAAGAATTTTTTTTCTTGCCGATAGAAACATTCTTGCAGATCAAGCCTTTAATGCTTTTTCAGCATTCCCCGAAGATGCTCTAGTTAGAATTAAACCGGATGAAATTAAAAAGAAAGGTAAAGTACCAACTAACGGAAGTATTTTCTTTACTATCTTCCAAACGTTTATGAGTGGAAAAGATAAGGATGGAAAACCAACTCCTTACTTTGGAGATTATCCAAAAGATTATTTTGATTTTATTATTGTTGATGAATGCCATAGAGGCGGAGCAAATGATGAGAGTAGCTGGAGAGATATTTTAGAATACTTTTCACCGGCAGTGCAATTAGGTTTAACCGCAACTCCAAAGAGAACGGATAACGTTGATACATATCTTTATTTTGGCGAACCGGTTTTTATATACTCATTAAAGGAAGGCATAAACGATGGTTTTTTAACTCCATTTAAGGTTAAGCGAATAAAAACAACCCTAGACGATTATATTTATACCAGAGATGATGATGTACTTGAAGGTGAGGTTGAAGAAGGGAAAATTTATAAAGAAACAGATTTCAATAAAACAATTGAAATAAAAGCAAGAGAGAAAAAACGAGTTAAGATTTATTTAGATGATGTTAATCAAAAAGAAAAAGCTATTGTATTTTGTGCCAATCAACCGCATGCTGCAATTATAAGGGACTTAATAAATCAACACAAAGAATCAGATAATACCAATTATTGTGTACGTGTTACTGCAAATGATGGAGATAAAGGAGAACAATTTTTAAGAGAATTTCAAGATAATGAAAAAACAATCCCAACTATTTTAACAACTTCTCAAAAATTATCTACTGGTGTAGATGCACGCAACATTAGAAATATTGTTTTATTGCGTCCAATAAATTCAATGATCGAGTTTAAGCAAATTATAGGTAGAGGAACAAGATTATTTGACGGTAAAGAATATTTTACAATTTATGATTTTGTAGATGCCTATCATCATTTTGCTGATCCGGAATGGGATGGCGAACCAATTGAACCGGAACCAAAAGCAGTGCGAGAACCACAAAATGAATATCTGGAAAAAGTAAAAGAAAATATTGAAAGAGAAGATAAAAATAGACCCAAGAAGATTAAAATTAAACTAGCGGATGGCAAGGAAAGAGAAATACAACACATGATTTCAACATCTTTTTGGAGTGCAGATGGGACACCTATTTCTTCTGAAGAATTCCTTAAAAGTTTATTTGGTTCACTGCCTAAGTTTTTTAAGGATGAAGAAGAATTAAGGAAAATTTGGAGTGATCCTAATACTCGTAAAGTTTTGTTAGAGAAGTTAGAAGATGCTGGTTATGGTAGGGAGCAGTTACTTACATTACAAAATCTTATTCATGCAGAAAAAAGTGATTTATTTGATGTGCTAGAATTTGTGGCGTTTGCTGTTCAACCAATTAGTAGGGAAGAACGAGTTCGGAAAAGTAGAAATTATATTTTTAATGAATTAGATAATCATCAGAAAGAATTTATTGACTTTGTTCTTAGTAAATATATTGAAACTGGTGTTGATGAACTTGATCAAGAAAAATTACCAAGTTTATTACAATTAAAATATCAATCATTACAAGATGCAGCAGCCGTATTAGGTGGAGTTGAAAAAATAAGAGATACGTTTATTTTATTCCAGAAGCATTTGTATGAACATGTTGCTGCATAA
- a CDS encoding ATP-dependent helicase, producing the protein MQDIIKLSSKQEDAVSFGDGALLVKASAGSGKTRILTERIKRLLNITKKKILAITFTNKAGDEMKERLGDSEEIKSRVFIGTFHGFCQQILEMRGNLIGLTTMPQIFEKESDRLQLIEQAIESTPSYYANYKTFDEKKQREFRYKTLEFISKVKRELLSESELLSKTENENTVLLYHSYQEILISQNAIDFDDLIMLTYQLFISNPPVAALYRKTYEYICIDEAQDLNNAQYQLLKSITNGKYNNIMMVGDPNQSIYAFNGSSSNYMNKNFIEDFNPKIIELRENYRSSKKVIEAAEKIIPNSTDIINAVIPGIVEIIPAIDEDAEASWIIKKINELITLEIHDDIEGPITYEKIAILARNKYVFANLEAKLKEASIPYYYKITPGSIKFESTVMNLFDLALTVKLNPADSLHFGRLKNLANIPESKNIDDLVERLSLDQYKKVLEIVLELKNDGSNLNLLLNKFSTYIENNDLIEDDDKNLILNEIGLVEMHWLQYARKTDKKKLNQFKNAMALGQTHPLAEPNGITLSTVHTMKGQEYDIIFLLGMDDGTFPDYRAIKNGGVEMIQEKNNMYVAFTRARRFLYVTYPEQRMLPWGETKCRTKSRFLKESFN; encoded by the coding sequence ATGCAAGACATTATAAAACTATCAAGTAAGCAAGAAGATGCAGTTTCATTTGGTGATGGTGCCCTTTTGGTTAAAGCAAGTGCTGGAAGTGGTAAAACACGAATACTTACTGAAAGGATAAAGCGATTACTAAATATTACTAAGAAGAAAATTCTAGCAATTACATTTACAAACAAAGCTGGTGATGAAATGAAGGAACGCCTGGGCGATTCTGAAGAGATAAAATCACGTGTTTTTATTGGTACTTTTCACGGTTTCTGTCAGCAAATTTTGGAAATGCGTGGTAATCTAATAGGCCTGACAACAATGCCTCAAATTTTTGAAAAAGAATCGGATAGACTACAGCTTATTGAACAAGCTATCGAATCCACGCCTTCATATTATGCAAATTATAAAACCTTTGATGAAAAAAAACAGCGAGAATTTCGATATAAAACTTTGGAGTTTATTTCAAAAGTAAAGAGAGAATTATTATCAGAATCAGAATTATTAAGTAAAACTGAAAATGAGAATACCGTTTTATTATATCATTCATATCAGGAAATACTCATTTCTCAAAATGCAATTGATTTTGATGATTTAATTATGCTAACGTATCAATTATTTATCAGTAACCCCCCAGTTGCTGCTCTATATCGAAAAACTTATGAATATATATGCATTGATGAAGCTCAAGACCTAAATAATGCTCAATATCAACTTCTTAAATCCATAACAAACGGAAAATACAATAATATAATGATGGTCGGTGACCCGAATCAATCAATTTATGCTTTTAATGGTTCTTCATCTAATTATATGAATAAAAATTTCATTGAAGATTTTAACCCAAAGATTATTGAGTTGAGGGAAAATTATCGCTCATCAAAAAAAGTCATAGAAGCTGCTGAAAAAATAATCCCCAATTCGACGGATATTATTAATGCAGTAATACCAGGTATTGTTGAAATTATACCAGCGATAGACGAAGATGCTGAAGCAAGTTGGATCATCAAAAAAATAAATGAATTGATTACTCTTGAAATACATGATGATATTGAGGGGCCGATAACTTATGAAAAAATAGCTATCCTTGCTCGTAATAAGTATGTCTTTGCTAATCTCGAAGCAAAATTAAAGGAAGCTTCCATTCCTTACTATTATAAAATTACTCCAGGGTCGATAAAATTTGAATCGACAGTTATGAATCTTTTTGACTTGGCTCTAACTGTCAAACTAAATCCGGCAGATAGCTTGCATTTTGGGAGATTGAAAAACTTAGCCAATATTCCAGAAAGCAAAAATATTGATGACCTAGTGGAAAGATTAAGTTTAGATCAATATAAAAAAGTTTTAGAGATTGTGTTAGAACTTAAAAATGACGGTAGTAATTTGAACCTATTATTAAATAAGTTTTCAACTTATATTGAAAACAACGATTTAATTGAAGATGATGATAAAAATTTAATTTTGAATGAAATAGGTTTAGTTGAAATGCATTGGCTCCAATATGCAAGAAAAACAGACAAAAAAAAACTGAACCAATTTAAAAATGCTATGGCGCTTGGGCAAACTCATCCATTAGCCGAACCCAATGGAATTACTCTTAGCACAGTACATACAATGAAGGGACAAGAATATGACATAATTTTCCTTTTAGGTATGGATGATGGTACTTTCCCTGACTATAGAGCAATCAAAAATGGTGGTGTAGAAATGATTCAAGAAAAAAATAACATGTATGTCGCCTTTACTAGAGCTAGAAGGTTTTTATATGTTACATATCCGGAACAACGAATGTTGCCTTGGGGAGAAACTAAGTGCAGAACTAAATCGAGATTTTTGAAAGAATCATTCAATTAA
- a CDS encoding AAA family ATPase: protein MSILIDSVRIYGLRGLENIEVTLEPLTVLTGMNNTGKTSFLKALQIVLGNRQFISPDDFYLSENQKVNEIIVDIRIIPINKIGERINDFTDIWLEVFTDDRIVINTLGEQFIPLRTIVKIDPLTNAPKAKQYILKDWGAFENGEGECWYHAENGSEKPYHFDETPFFYLDAKRDIIEDLKLRNSYLGKMLSIIEYAPEDIESIEKQIKELNEHAVTSSDILSNIAANLKDLDTAMDNENNGVDITPFPKKVRDLNRGVSIQYSEFSMDYHGMGTRSWSSFLTLKSFISFFYKNSKKKEKPFCPITTIEEPEAHLHPNAQKKLFGQISDVYGQKIVSTHSPYVAGSADLKQIRSFYKKGNKVICGKINTTDFSKEDIRKIKRQVINTRGELFFSKIIVLFEGETEEQALPIYAQKYFDKTSVELGIDFIGVGGHGSYLPFMRVAESLNIPWCIFSDAETKEGQNVKESVQKQLRDLNSSNAESDCIVFLNDGNNFEKQLIIDGFSNEIKQAIINSIVFQNEHHKIAKSKEINDYSDDKIYEIITNNKTMYGPVIAYAIIESGKKLPPKIIDLFDLIKKVL from the coding sequence ATGAGCATTTTAATTGATAGCGTTAGAATATATGGCCTTAGAGGGCTGGAAAATATTGAGGTAACTCTCGAACCATTAACTGTGTTGACCGGAATGAATAACACTGGTAAGACTTCGTTTCTTAAAGCTCTACAAATTGTCCTTGGAAATCGTCAATTTATATCCCCCGATGATTTTTATTTGTCAGAGAATCAAAAAGTTAATGAAATTATTGTTGATATTAGAATAATTCCCATAAATAAAATAGGTGAAAGAATAAATGATTTCACAGATATCTGGCTCGAAGTTTTCACCGATGATAGAATAGTTATTAATACTTTAGGAGAACAATTTATTCCACTTCGAACCATAGTTAAAATTGATCCTTTAACAAATGCACCAAAAGCAAAACAATATATTTTAAAAGATTGGGGTGCTTTTGAAAATGGAGAAGGAGAATGTTGGTATCACGCAGAAAATGGGAGTGAAAAACCTTATCATTTTGATGAAACACCTTTCTTTTATTTGGATGCTAAACGAGATATAATTGAGGATTTAAAATTGAGAAATTCATATCTGGGTAAAATGCTTTCGATAATAGAATACGCCCCAGAGGATATTGAATCTATTGAAAAACAAATAAAGGAACTAAATGAACATGCGGTAACTAGCAGCGATATTCTATCGAATATTGCAGCAAATCTAAAGGATTTAGATACTGCAATGGATAATGAAAACAACGGTGTTGACATAACTCCATTCCCTAAAAAAGTACGGGACTTAAATCGAGGAGTCTCAATTCAGTATTCTGAATTCTCTATGGATTACCATGGAATGGGAACTCGAAGTTGGTCATCTTTCCTAACTCTTAAATCTTTTATATCTTTTTTTTATAAAAACTCAAAAAAGAAAGAAAAACCTTTTTGCCCAATCACAACTATTGAAGAGCCTGAGGCGCATTTGCATCCCAATGCTCAGAAAAAATTGTTTGGTCAGATTTCAGATGTTTATGGTCAAAAAATAGTATCAACCCATTCACCCTATGTTGCGGGCTCAGCAGATTTGAAACAAATCAGAAGTTTCTACAAAAAAGGAAATAAAGTTATTTGTGGGAAGATAAATACTACTGATTTTTCAAAAGAAGATATTCGAAAAATAAAACGGCAAGTTATTAATACTAGAGGCGAACTGTTTTTCTCAAAAATTATAGTTCTATTTGAGGGTGAAACTGAAGAACAGGCATTGCCCATCTATGCTCAAAAATATTTTGATAAAACCTCTGTGGAACTCGGAATTGATTTTATTGGAGTTGGTGGACATGGAAGTTATTTACCTTTTATGAGAGTCGCAGAATCCTTGAACATTCCTTGGTGTATTTTTAGTGATGCTGAAACTAAAGAGGGTCAGAATGTCAAAGAAAGTGTTCAAAAACAGTTGAGAGATTTGAACTCTTCCAATGCGGAATCAGATTGTATAGTATTTCTAAATGACGGTAATAATTTTGAAAAGCAATTGATAATAGATGGTTTTTCGAATGAAATAAAACAGGCAATTATTAACTCAATTGTTTTTCAAAATGAACACCATAAAATAGCCAAATCAAAGGAAATAAATGATTATAGTGATGATAAAATATATGAAATTATTACTAATAACAAAACCATGTACGGCCCTGTAATTGCATACGCTATTATCGAGAGTGGCAAGAAATTGCCGCCAAAGATTATTGATTTATTTGATTTAATTAAAAAAGTGTTATAA
- a CDS encoding restriction endonuclease subunit S, translating to MKQGWEIKSIGEVCEIKPPKKIAKEKISDDDLVTFLPMADLEEFDYFITPTQAKKLKDVYSGYTYFENNDVLLAKITPCFENGKLGIAKNLKNGIGFGSSEYIVIRPNEEILSEYVYYYLSLDDIRRDGKKLMTGAVGHKRIPVDFIENQKIIVPSISEQKRIVAILGKAFEAIEKTKAHAEKNLKNSKELFESYLLSVFEHTNGDWKENYLHELGVITSSKRIYKNEYIEEGIPFYRTKEIKELANGKEISLELFISKEKYNEIKRKFGVPKVNDILMSAVGTIGEIMVVENEEEFYFKDGNIVWFKEFNSLNPNYLKFVLTAFIEKIKTLAIGAAYNALTIEKLKQYKISYPQSLTEQDAIVQELNTLSLKSKKLERIYEKKIEYLEELKKSLLHKAFSSGL from the coding sequence ATGAAGCAAGGTTGGGAAATAAAATCTATTGGAGAAGTTTGTGAGATTAAACCTCCAAAAAAAATAGCAAAAGAAAAAATATCTGATGATGATTTAGTAACTTTTTTGCCAATGGCTGATTTAGAGGAATTCGATTATTTCATTACACCAACACAAGCTAAAAAATTAAAAGATGTATATAGTGGTTACACCTATTTTGAAAATAATGATGTTTTATTAGCTAAAATTACTCCTTGTTTTGAAAATGGCAAACTCGGTATTGCAAAAAACCTCAAAAATGGTATTGGTTTCGGCTCTAGCGAATATATTGTTATTCGACCAAACGAAGAAATTTTATCAGAATATGTATACTATTATTTATCCCTAGATGATATAAGGAGAGACGGGAAAAAGTTAATGACTGGTGCTGTTGGTCATAAAAGAATACCGGTTGATTTTATTGAAAATCAAAAAATTATTGTCCCATCTATCTCAGAACAAAAGCGCATTGTAGCTATTTTGGGTAAAGCTTTTGAAGCAATTGAAAAAACCAAAGCTCATGCAGAAAAGAACTTAAAAAATTCTAAAGAACTTTTTGAGAGTTATTTGCTAAGTGTGTTTGAACATACGAATGGAGATTGGAAAGAAAATTATTTGCATGAATTAGGTGTAATAACATCTAGTAAAAGAATTTATAAAAATGAATATATCGAAGAAGGTATTCCATTCTATCGAACAAAAGAAATAAAAGAACTTGCAAACGGTAAAGAAATTTCATTAGAATTGTTTATCTCAAAGGAAAAATATAATGAAATTAAAAGAAAGTTTGGAGTTCCCAAAGTTAACGATATTTTAATGTCAGCAGTGGGAACAATAGGTGAAATAATGGTTGTTGAGAACGAAGAGGAATTCTATTTCAAAGATGGCAATATTGTCTGGTTTAAGGAATTTAATAGCTTAAATCCGAATTATCTGAAATTTGTATTAACTGCTTTCATTGAGAAAATTAAAACTCTTGCAATTGGTGCTGCATATAATGCTTTAACAATTGAAAAGTTAAAACAATATAAAATATCCTATCCACAATCATTGACTGAACAAGATGCGATTGTTCAAGAATTAAATACGCTTTCTTTGAAATCCAAGAAATTAGAAAGAATTTACGAAAAGAAAATTGAATATTTAGAAGAGTTAAAAAAAAGTCTTTTGCATAAAGCATTTAGTAGTGGATTATAG
- a CDS encoding N-6 DNA methylase codes for MFEQTFKNIDDILFKDAGCSSELDYIEQTSWILFLKYLDDLEKDKETAAQLTGKAYASIISPEYRWNKWAAPKNKEGKLDFHNALTGDDLTDFVNIKLFPYLKKFKIEAVSADTIEYKIGEIFSELKNRIQSGYNLREVINLIDQLRFRTHAEKHEMSHLYEDKIKNMGNAGRNGGEYYTPRPLIKTIVKVVAPEIGNTIYDGAVGSAGFLVEAYDYLTTSNKLSTKDIITLQKKTFYGKEKKSLAYIIGIMNMILHGIEAPNIIHTNTLAENITDIQEKDRYDVVLANPPFGGKERKEVQQNFPIKTGETAFLFLQHFIKILKAGGKAGVVIKNTFLSNTDNASISLRKLLLESCNLHTVLDLPGGTFQGAGVKTVVLFFEKGSSTKNVWYYQLNLDRNLGKTNPLNENDLAEFVKLQKTFADSDNSWKINVKDVDQNTFDLSVKNPNKKEEAALRTPKEIMKEIKGLDKESEQILNSILDLL; via the coding sequence ATGTTTGAACAAACTTTCAAAAATATTGATGATATACTTTTTAAAGATGCCGGATGCAGTAGTGAGTTAGATTATATTGAACAAACTTCTTGGATCCTATTTCTTAAGTATTTAGATGATCTTGAAAAAGATAAAGAAACAGCAGCACAACTAACCGGAAAAGCTTACGCATCAATCATCTCTCCAGAATATCGATGGAACAAATGGGCAGCTCCAAAAAATAAAGAAGGAAAATTAGATTTTCATAACGCACTTACTGGTGATGACTTAACTGACTTTGTGAACATTAAACTTTTTCCGTATCTAAAGAAATTCAAAATTGAAGCAGTCAGTGCAGATACAATAGAATATAAAATTGGTGAAATATTTAGTGAATTAAAAAACAGAATACAGAGCGGTTATAATTTACGAGAAGTGATTAACCTAATTGATCAGCTTAGATTTAGAACTCACGCTGAAAAGCATGAGATGAGTCATCTTTATGAAGATAAGATAAAAAATATGGGCAACGCCGGACGTAATGGCGGTGAATATTATACTCCAAGACCGTTGATTAAAACTATTGTAAAAGTTGTTGCTCCGGAAATTGGAAATACAATTTATGATGGTGCAGTAGGTTCGGCGGGATTTTTGGTTGAAGCTTATGATTATCTTACAACAAGCAATAAACTTTCCACAAAAGATATTATAACTCTTCAGAAGAAAACATTTTACGGAAAAGAGAAAAAGTCTTTAGCTTATATTATAGGAATCATGAATATGATTCTTCATGGTATTGAAGCTCCTAATATTATTCATACAAATACACTTGCAGAAAATATTACTGATATACAAGAGAAAGATAGGTATGATGTTGTTTTAGCAAATCCTCCATTTGGCGGAAAGGAAAGAAAAGAAGTACAACAGAACTTCCCAATAAAGACCGGTGAAACGGCATTCTTATTTTTACAGCATTTTATAAAAATATTAAAAGCCGGTGGTAAAGCCGGTGTTGTAATTAAAAACACTTTTTTAAGCAATACAGATAATGCTTCAATTAGCTTGAGAAAGTTATTGCTAGAAAGTTGTAATCTGCATACGGTTTTAGATTTGCCAGGCGGAACGTTTCAAGGTGCCGGAGTGAAAACAGTCGTATTGTTTTTTGAAAAAGGAAGCTCAACAAAAAATGTATGGTACTACCAACTTAACTTAGATAGAAATCTTGGGAAGACAAATCCGCTAAATGAAAATGATTTAGCTGAATTTGTTAAACTGCAAAAAACGTTTGCTGATAGTGATAATTCTTGGAAAATAAATGTAAAGGATGTTGACCAAAACACATTTGACCTTTCTGTAAAAAATCCTAACAAAAAAGAAGAAGCTGCTTTACGTACACCTAAAGAAATAATGAAAGAAATAAAAGGACTGGATAAGGAAAGTGAACAAATTTTGAACTCAATCTTGGATCTTTTATGA
- a CDS encoding host-nuclease inhibitor Gam family protein has translation MSDNKNFIDELLEEVEAKETSLHLAHVDLILAEIGSIEEQISKNFEETEKEKQILDDWTLRKNSKLQERIDWMLRKLESFMNDQGENIKTIDLPNGKLLRRRQPTRIEITSIDEFMQNENLNQLGTLHPEILKPNINMIKAFINSYRKIPKGVRVIDGTEKFTIKLKNKKEDEDGETEVRTRHKSAIENTFTV, from the coding sequence ATGAGTGATAATAAAAACTTCATTGATGAACTTCTTGAAGAAGTAGAAGCAAAGGAAACTTCTCTGCATCTTGCCCATGTTGATCTTATACTTGCAGAGATCGGTAGCATTGAAGAACAGATCAGCAAGAATTTTGAAGAAACTGAAAAGGAAAAACAAATACTTGATGACTGGACTCTTCGTAAGAACTCTAAACTACAAGAACGCATTGATTGGATGTTGAGAAAACTTGAATCATTTATGAATGATCAAGGAGAAAACATTAAAACAATTGACTTGCCAAATGGAAAGTTACTTCGCCGCAGACAACCCACCAGAATAGAAATTACCAGCATAGATGAATTTATGCAGAATGAAAATCTTAATCAGTTGGGAACGCTACATCCGGAAATTCTTAAACCAAACATCAACATGATTAAGGCTTTTATCAACTCTTATCGGAAGATTCCAAAAGGGGTAAGAGTAATTGATGGAACGGAAAAGTTTACTATTAAATTAAAAAACAAAAAGGAGGATGAAGATGGAGAGACCGAAGTTAGAACTCGACATAAATCAGCCATCGAAAATACGTTTACTGTTTGA
- a CDS encoding DUF932 domain-containing protein: MTTEVDKKLWKFLFPVVETKVQVKDTSGLFFPTNKYKAIIREDNNELISIQKNTYQLVTNAEVIKPVLEQLNDLTTDWYIDPSHSFVENNRMRLQITFPEITLHDGESEIALSLFVHNSYDSSEGVRMFWGGIRSICSNGSVFGEVLAKFYAKHTSGIIVNNLKQQIEDTYEQIPLIKERISILQNLKPTSDYKEQIQKTFGKGIAEYVEEQPKVKNQWLLYNQLTHYISHFVQQRMRASYQMKVSKMFQL, encoded by the coding sequence ATGACAACAGAAGTAGATAAAAAACTGTGGAAGTTCTTGTTTCCGGTTGTTGAGACAAAAGTACAAGTAAAGGACACAAGCGGATTATTCTTCCCTACCAACAAGTACAAAGCAATTATCAGAGAAGATAATAATGAACTTATTTCTATTCAGAAGAACACATATCAGTTGGTAACAAATGCAGAAGTAATAAAACCGGTTCTTGAACAATTAAATGATCTGACAACTGACTGGTACATTGATCCAAGCCATTCGTTTGTAGAAAACAACAGAATGAGATTGCAGATTACCTTTCCGGAAATAACCTTACATGACGGAGAAAGTGAAATAGCTCTCAGCTTATTCGTACACAACAGTTATGATTCAAGTGAAGGAGTAAGGATGTTCTGGGGAGGAATCAGATCAATTTGCAGTAATGGAAGTGTATTCGGTGAAGTACTTGCTAAGTTCTATGCAAAACACACATCGGGAATAATTGTGAACAATCTGAAACAACAGATTGAAGACACTTATGAACAAATCCCGCTAATCAAGGAAAGAATCAGCATCTTACAGAATCTAAAACCAACATCGGATTATAAGGAACAGATACAAAAAACATTTGGTAAAGGAATTGCCGAGTATGTTGAAGAACAGCCCAAAGTAAAGAATCAGTGGTTACTTTACAATCAGCTAACGCATTACATCAGTCATTTTGTTCAGCAGAGAATGAGAGCAAGTTACCAAATGAAAGTCAGTAAGATGTTTCAGTTATAA
- a CDS encoding competence protein CoiA, translated as MLTAEIKSNSQKVVATSANKNDKPFICPECKKDVTLKKGKIVAHHFAHKPPVNCEYGKGETEEHRNAKLTLYEELKKNTSFTVCELEHSLGTVRPNIYLEDNGYKIAIELQVSNLTANQLVEKTKIYFSKKIHVLWLAIYNKNILSSPYTPKSWEKWLHTLNYGKVYYWKEKTKIIPIHFDDFMLDRPQKEWYEKGGEHRVEGGYEYRSKRYRTPNVGDELELTSDFKKTINNGFKKSKIEVPECLILTDTKQKWWK; from the coding sequence ATGCTAACGGCAGAAATAAAAAGCAATTCTCAAAAAGTTGTTGCTACATCAGCAAACAAAAATGATAAACCATTTATTTGCCCTGAGTGTAAAAAGGATGTAACATTAAAAAAAGGGAAAATCGTTGCTCATCATTTTGCACACAAGCCACCCGTGAATTGCGAATATGGAAAAGGAGAAACCGAAGAACATCGTAACGCTAAATTAACTTTATATGAAGAATTAAAGAAAAATACAAGCTTTACAGTATGTGAACTTGAACACAGTTTAGGAACGGTAAGACCCAACATTTACCTTGAAGATAATGGTTATAAAATTGCTATAGAGCTGCAAGTATCAAATTTAACAGCAAATCAATTAGTGGAAAAAACAAAAATATATTTTTCCAAAAAAATTCATGTCTTATGGTTAGCAATTTATAATAAAAATATATTGTCCAGTCCTTATACGCCAAAAAGTTGGGAAAAATGGTTACATACACTCAATTATGGAAAAGTTTATTATTGGAAAGAAAAAACCAAAATTATTCCAATTCATTTTGATGATTTTATGCTTGACAGACCTCAAAAGGAATGGTATGAAAAGGGTGGTGAACATAGAGTCGAAGGTGGTTATGAATATAGGTCAAAACGTTATAGAACGCCAAACGTTGGAGATGAACTTGAATTAACCTCAGACTTTAAAAAAACAATTAATAATGGTTTCAAGAAAAGTAAAATTGAAGTTCCAGAATGTCTAATTCTTACTGACACCAAACAAAAATGGTGGAAGTAG